A single Hyperolius riggenbachi isolate aHypRig1 chromosome 12, aHypRig1.pri, whole genome shotgun sequence DNA region contains:
- the CCDC137 gene encoding coiled-coil domain-containing protein 137, with protein sequence MAKMGKKKKMGAETARPLGRPGMGAGNPHGKVKMKKKINSKPKDLDMQEIPFKLREIMKSRQEMDKPREKKKKKPPPPVQKQGPQNEELQTDIPVPKFKRGKFESEYAFLTRMNRETQHVIFLSKNQPDRLPEMELDEKGEMPKKDEVVKKQKSEKKKEFDRRRLNKFLKKKEDKKESRLEEEIFTDPVTFGEVAMAPPSLTAKPRKSVPEKKPGEKQLFLKKLLEGSGSPSHPPVVSLARKRIVEEERERVIEAYRNLKKRKLQETKEAKNRKRHKT encoded by the exons ATGGCAAAGatggggaagaagaagaagatgggtgCAGAGACCGCAAGGCCCCTGGGGCGGCCGGGAATGGGCGCTGGAAATCCCCACGG TAAagtgaagatgaagaaaaagatcaATTCTAAACCAAAGGACCTGGATATGCAGGAAATTCCCTTCAAGCTCAGAGAGATTATGAAGAGCAGACAGGAAATGGATAAACCgagggagaagaagaagaagaagccgcCGCCGCCAG TGCAGAAACAAGGGCCTCAGAATGAGGAGCTGCAGACTGACATCCCGGTGCCCAAATTCAAGAGGGGGAAGTTTGAGTCGGAATACGCCTTCCTGACCCGCATGAATCGGGAGACGCAACACGTGATCTTCCTGAGCAAGAACCAGCCGGACCGCCTGCCGGAGATGGAGCTGGACGAGAAGGGGGAGATGCCCAAGAAGGACGAGGTTGTCAAGAAGCAGAAGTCCGAGAAGAAGAAGGA GTTTGATCGCAGACGTTTGAATAAATTcttaaagaagaaagaagacaaaAAAGAGAGTCGGTTAGAGGAGGAAATCTTTACAG ATCCTGTGACATTCGGTGAAGTCGCCATGGCGCCGCCATCTCTTACTGCAAAACCAAGGAAAAGCGTGCCAGAAAAGAAG CCTGGAGAGAAGCAGCTGTTCCTGAAGAAGCTCCTGGAGGGTAGCGGCAGCCCGAGTCACCCGCCCGTTGTGTCCCTAgcgaggaagaggatcgtggaggaGGAGCGGGAGCGGGTCATAGAAGCCTACCGCAACCTGAAGAAGAGGAAACTACAGGAGACCAAAGAGGCCAAAAACAGAAAACGTCACAAGACATGA